A segment of the Ipomoea triloba cultivar NCNSP0323 chromosome 1, ASM357664v1 genome:
CAATTGACTTTATTACTTTATCGAATATCAATTTGGGCAAATgtctcattattatttttttgagtactagatAAAGATGGAAGTTCTAACTAATACAAAATCACATTTTACGTCAAGGGAATTGAATACGACGaagagtattaattattaaattcatagTTAAAATGTACGTCATAAGAAACACATTCTCAAAAGTTATAGACATTGCAGTAGTGTTTCTAATATATCTTtaataaaaaagttatattcggtgaatatttttaatagactatatttatttattcattgttcaatttcaaaatcttcaataattaaactaactaaaaaaaatacttcatatAGAAGGTACGCAACTGATTCACACAATTTTTAAAGTATTTAAAACATTACATACTGTCTCCAACCATTAAGGCAGTAGACAACCAGGGGAGTAGCAACTACAACATACATTACATACTAAAATGATGAAAAACATAAAACTCAAATCCAACTTCCAAGAACCTTGCAGAGAAtctgaaaatgatgaaaaacaTAAAACTCAAATTAAATTGTTGAATCATAGATAAAATCAAATCACTAATTACATCAAACTTCTTCATGTATCAATTCAAATATCATAATCCAAGTTTAACCAACTAGCTCACAAATTTTCAACAAATATACATTCTCAACATCGATTTAACTTTATCACATTAAATCAAACTTACCATTTAGCTCACAATTGTTTTGGACCTATGCCATATAAAGAGCAATTTTGTGGCTCTATTTGGGTATCAATTACTTGTAAGTAATTGAAACCAAAATACCAATCAATGAATACCTCCGCAAATGTCTGTAAATTAACACTAAACTTTTGTCAaaagaaacatatatattaagtaaacaaagaaatatagccctattaatataattaccttGTTCCCTATGATTGTCAGTGTAGAATAGTAAGGCATCTCGTGGGCAATACAGCTCGTCATCCATATGCCCCTGGACAATGGAGGAGCTTTGGGGAGTGCAGCTAATACATCAGATCTCAATTCTGAAATTAagattaataaataaagaatcaaattaaatatataattaattacatgcTTAGAAACTAggaaataatcaaataatttgtataaaaaaaatgaaacttcTAGGGCAGACCTTGTATTGCCTGTTTCTGATCATGTGTGCAGTTTTGAGATACCAAACATACTTCATCCTCTTTGAACAAGTTCCACTTTATCTAAagtaaaaaaatgttgaaaataaaaattattatatttttaatttgtttcaagtTTCAACATGAAGACGACAACATATAGATTCAGGATGGAATAATAAATTAGCATGTGAAATCATCtaacttaatattaaaattaaatgttttgGAACattgaattaaatcaagaaaattggaaaattaGTACAATTAACCTGAACTTGGTCAAATGACGACATGGCTATGAAGACGGGTGTCGTCACATACTGCAATAAATATTGGGGGAACAAACACTGTGGATTGAAAACAAttagtaacaaaaataatacaatatttattataaaacaaACTCAAGATCATATTGGTTCTATTAACGTACAAGACTTGGCGTCATTATTGAAGTGCACTGTGGAGGCAGCATACCGGCTGATCCCtatgaaaagaaaacaaaatcacaaaatttcattaaagcttatatttgaaaatttagttttaaaaagcatataataaaacatttataaactAATGAAATCGAAATTACTATACATGTAAATGAATCAGCGCATCAAATGCCACCTCAAATTGTTTGCTCCCCGGTAGATTTTCCCTAGTAAAAGATTAGACATCTTATAATTACTTCATtccaattttcataataatttaatttgttgtaaaTTAAGTTGAATATTTATAGAATTAAGCTTACGTACTCATGCACAAAATAGCCAGCAATTGGGAGGCATTTTACTCTGGCAAACCATGGCAGAAGTCCTCGAAATCTATCGCAATGGATCATTGCTGCCAATCCCCCAGCAGAAACACCAGTAAGAAGTGcctacaaaaaataataataataatgttgtatttccaaaaaaaaaaatacttagaaTTGTCCCATGacatacatattttatttaaaataacaaatGCAATCTAAatatcttcatatatatatatatatatatatatatctatatataagtAAAGTACCATACATTTTGGGCACCATTCATGCCTCTAGATAGGAGATCATCCATGGTAGCTCTAAAAATTCGAGCACCTTTGTATGTCACGTTAGTCAccttaaaaaaatagtaaaaatatttagttgtatattttgaatgaaaaaatattttaaattcaaatttataataCTTACACTATCAGGTGCTTCGACGTCGCCGGTAAACGACGATCCGTCACAATACGGAACATAGACTCTGTTCCAATTgtagaaatctatatatatatatacaacaaaaTTCAGATTaaattagattatttataaaagcaatgaaataaataaatttatttggttTTACCTGGAttatttgtttgattattgGAGAGAAAATCTCCAAATGGAAAAGTAAGACTTATATTCTTGGTTGAACCAGAACTTTTGCCATATATAGCACGATTAAAGCAGTCGGTTTGATTCACACACCAACCTCCACCCTTCAAATCGCATGATTATGCatgagataaaataaaaaataaaaaaaaactatagcaGAGCACATTTTTAATATTGCAGTTTAGATATCCAAAATACCACagtttaaatatatattgcaaaTTTATTAATGTTATGATTAGAACACATTATACATCTAAAAAAATATCAGAGGTTAAGTATGGTATAACAAGAAATGTGCACAGAGCTTACGTATAACATGCATGAAATTCATATGGGCGGGCAATGATAAGTGATCTAATAATctcataaaaaattataaattgagattgtaattttttgagaaaatgagTAGCATAAACACATATCATAAGCTTAGAACTAACGTAACACGAATAATTATGGGATTTATGTTTTTTGCTTTCtggaaatgaaattaaagaatgagGTGAGGATCGGAAGACATACTTGTAAAAAGACTAGCCAGTTATTAGCACCATCCCCTTGGCCTTGTTCATAGTAGTAAGCAGCCGGAGTCCCGTCTAAACAAACTGTATATAAaggaacaaaaaattaaaaaatattagttcacaaattaattaaagagcCAATGGAATGACTAaggcaaatatatatatataatgcaaccTAGCAAGGAAGCTAGTTGCTACCTGCCCCTTTGACGATGGCATTTTGCACCCAGGAGATTGGAACAATATGGACTGGAGTTTGAGCCTGAAGTGGAGTGGTGAGGATGACGATGAAGCCAAGCAGTAGTAGAAAGGTTGTTGTTGTCATCAAATCTGTTGAGAAGAGAGGAAGTGTAAATGAGAAGTATTGATGGAATGGGACAGGGCCGTTCCAATCAAAATAGAGGTCTTGTGCAATATTCCAATTTGgccccttttatatatatatatatatatatatatatatatatatatatataattgtttaaaaattatgccaaaaaataatatattacaaaataatacatCTAATATTTCACTTAAAAACTATCATACATTGGTCATGCTTAGATGCAAAATCATACGtccaaacttttgatatcaaattATGTATTACCGTAATTAATTGATGTTTTGCAATTTTATTGTTTGAGACTTAAAGAGTTTAAGAGATGCCAAAATCAAGATTGGAAACTTGtttgaaaaccaaaattatcaaaaaattgcccATGCTAAggttatgaattttttcaatttatctCTATGCCACCCTTCCATAATCATACCCAAATTGACCTGCCTAATTCTAATCACATTCAAATTGCCTTGTCTATTTCTAATCATACTCAAATTAACAACTTCCATTCTTGTTTATATTCAATACTTTCAAGTGATTGGACcccaattttcataaaatttttacataaaaaatactactatatctaatatacatatattcattttttttttacagttggGGCCCCCtaaattttgggggccctgtgcagtGGCACTGGGAAAACATGCCTAGGGCCGGCCCTGGAATGGGAAGTATTCATAACTCATAACACATAATAATtccataaaaatatattagaattccaaccgtgcgatgcacggtatatatatataaaatttttcaatGAATAATATTTGATCTTACTATTTTAAGAATCATTATTACttctcttattatttttttattataaagtaataaatttataaatgtgAATTGTGTAAAACACTCAGAATTCAAGAGAAGATAAACCAATTTAATTCTTTGCCCACAAAGTATACATCGTTTAATTGGCAATTTAAAATTTACTGGAAATACAAGCAATTTTATTTAGTTCAACatgaaaaatttattaattaaaacttttagtacaaaaactattaaattaattacgcAGGAATGCACATAATGGCAAATTGGCAATGTAACAAATTGAAGAGATGATTGCTtttcaaaattaattgaaagtcaattggaataataattaataattatgaatGTACATCAAATGATTTTGATCGTCCATATTTTCTACATCTAATggaatacttaaaaaaaaaattgagtgtacataaataaataaataagatgaTATTACATATCTAAATATTcgttaaaaatatatttccagAAGTCCAAAACACAACATTAATAGCTCACTGGGGAGTCACTGGCAGACTAGCagtaaacaaatttatttatttaattaaacatttaacaaaaattaaaaacaataattaaaaatatcaccTGACTCGTTTGACTCGGAACTGGTTCGCGGAATTGCGCAGAGGTCGGAAAGTTGGAGGTCAAAGCTTCGGAGCGAAGTAGCAAACTCGCCGAGAATCGGAGCCGAAGATGTCAGAATGATTCAAGGAAGCTAAGATGAAGAGAAGCTAAAGATGGAAGAAAGTGATGTTGTGAATTGTTACAGAGTCGAACACagcttatatatacacatgcagGGTTTATGTAATGACTTTAACACCCCTGCCTTTTCTACACAAAACAATGTGTACTTCCCTCCAACAGAAGAAGCAGCAAGGCGCGACAGTGCGTGAGGGCGTGAGGGAGTGACGGCGTAGAGTCTATAAGCAAAGAGAATGAATACAACCCAACAGATGGAAATTGAAGACAATAACCTACCATTTTAATTTTTCCTATATTGCCTTTGtccacattaattaattataaagggaaatataatatttctcataaaaaaataatacttttacatcaaaatataaaaatattataaggaCGAGTACAATTTAGGTTCAGTTTTTtatattagggtgtgtttggttcacgggtttacacactaggaatgaaaatcaaaatcgtagttagtgtttggttgacaactttttaaaacacaactgtGGGATTTGATTAcctcttcaattaaaaatcacatTCCCCAATTAAAAAGGGCATCATTCCATCTCattggtaatttaatttttaagtttggattagtacttttagatttttgttttgatttttgttttgttcttattgATACTTTGGATgccattatattatgatcaattgtcatgattttttgtttttgtatttttaaaacatttattctcattatatatatgatcatacacaactaaacatcaatattggtaatcattctaattctactatactatcaaatatgtaaaatactttcactaaaaTTCATTACCAATACAAGTATTTGATTCACATTTCAATTCCGATTCTAATCTGCGAATCAAACAAACccttaacctttttttttttttttgaaaacaactaaCCCTTAACCTTAAATAGATAGGGAATGGAGACTTGTGAATTCAATAATTACCTTAAATAGATAGGGAATGGAGACTTGTgaattcaataattttagttatataGCAACGCATGCCACATGCTCTCTCTCCCTATAATTACTCTCTCTTTATTAAATAGCACATACATATGTGTCTGCCTACAATTACTCTCCCTACAATTGCACCCCTACATCTCCCTACAATGggtaaattatttattgttggTTCGTAGatattttattgaatttgatGTGGTGTTGCACTTATTTCTAATGAGAACATTTATTTTCAAAGAGTAAGTTAATGgaatatgaataaataatattctatactttaaatattaatttaatacaatagacaaaaaattaagtaattaagaCATTATTTGATCGAGTTATTTATACAAGATTTTCATAATGTGATTTACATCTCGTTCAATTATTTAACTATAATCActaatttacttgcacttcaatgttcaattatttataaaaatgtcgaccatatattttttaaatcaatgttTATGATCCGTTAGATCTGGACACGTACGTGGACGGCTTTGAATGGTTCTTAGTTCTACACCACAGgttttaacaaaatattatcaCGGTGGGAAATCTCAATATTTGCATCCAATGAAAATTGGAcggaaaatgatatattttggtcGGAAAAGAGGTTTCCAACGAACATACCGAGCAATGGATGATTTGGAAAACTGCTTGTCAAAAATTCcatccaattttaattttttgtcaaaaattgcATCCAACAGATAAAAATGGATGGAAATTCCAGAAAATAACCCACCATTCTTAAAACATGGGAATTTCCGTCCAACTATAATCAGTGGTCAAAAATTTCGACCAACATTCGACGGCAAactcacaaattatattttgtgattttccTTACAACTGTTGGACGGAAATTCCGCTCAACAGTTGGACGGAAATATCGAGTACTAAATGTTGTGAGTTTCCTTCTAACTGTTAGTAggaaaattataaattgtacGGAATGTTTTTATTACCtttatattaccataattttatttttacctgttgttaataaattatatgtcaTCAACAAATTAATGGACgcactaaatttcaaatttaaaatttaaaatatatttaaacacCAAAGTtatttacaacaaaaattatgatCATGTCCATAGTACTTCCAACAACGGACTATTTTTACTAATAGCAGCTGGCTGGTCAATTGAATATGGATAAAAACATTACATTTCAAAATATGAACTCGATCTAATAATTGATTCATCAGTTATCGGTTCATTGTAATAAACCAAAATATTCATTTAAATTGGTTAGGGTTTTGTAATAGACCACACAACAACGtaattaatattgaatatggATTAAAAGCACTCcacataaattaaaagaaaaagagaaatggCTAAGATTGTCAACTGCTAGCTACTAGACTATATATAACTGATTTGAAACTGAGCACATGCTCTCATCaacctaaaataaaataaagaaattgttATAATTGTTGAAAGCTACTAGCTAGAGTAAATTTACACCATATGAGTTGCTTGGTTTATTTATTGCAAATTTGTTACATatgagatgttttttttttttcaaattgaacTTTTGAATGTGACATAATGTGTACTAAAGTATCTCAATTACTCTCTACAGTAGGCCATCATTCATACTATGAACGCAACCTCCTCTATACATGTTTATCTACTACTAATCTATGATATAACTTTCACAAgattattgattaattaattggcACAATCCTCATATTAATTAATgcttttcaatttattttctatttttaagaATTGGGATTGGAGAAGATGTTATTTTCAATAGATAGTTAAATCTATTTGTAgataaaaaaatctcaaataattttaaaattattattgaatgatACGATCTTGTATCAAACAAGTACCACTTTGAGTGGGTGCTAACTGCTaactctaaaaagaaaattagaaaGAATACTGCTGAGTATGTGTACCCATGATTCAATGGTTTGTGAGCTTGTATTAATTCATTGTTAGTTTAAGGCACACCACTTGTGTTGCAGCTGTTTGTATGTGTACCCATACAACCTTTAGTCCCATTAGAGTAATGATAGGACGAGAGAGCACATGGTATGTGTGTTTGAATGTTCCTTACATTTAGAGTATGTTTTCAAGTGTAGATTTTTTCATTCAAATCCATTAACCAgctttaaagaaaatgaaaagtaattaaattgaaaagtatGAATGGTCTCACTCGTAAATATTCATTTGGTCAAtgttaaaattgattttgaatgtAGCTAAGGAAATCCCAGATAAAATATGGGTGAAATTTGAATCGTTAATCTAGATACAATATGCGGATACCATTCATCTTTGTTGAATTTGCATAGTTAGATATATAATTGTCtactatatatgatatttaagtgTTTCCTTTTATTTACAACTTTTTCAAGTTTAGAATCCTAATTAGTTTTTCTTATAACATTTCAAAGTctatttgtgcttcagtagggtgagaaagtagctatgaacagatactacattgtaacagagtcagtagtactcaaaaaaaaatatttaaaaaaaatatttaaaaaaaatatacatgcaCGTAACACATAATTAACCTACAATTACCATAATCCTAATATATCACAGCGCAGCCGTCAAATCACCTCAATCCAAGGGCGTATGCTAGGCCACACGACCGTAGGTGATGTGCAGGCcacatttaaataaaattatatatatatatatatatatattgaatttcatataatattatacatacatttatattatttacatttaaaattctcaaatttcttgTGACATCTAATACCGCAATGCTTTGCACCCCAAAGACGATATTGTTGAAGAGGTAGAACAAACTATTTGAGTATGCATTGAGAAGACAAATTATAACTATTATCATGCATTAATTGCATTAAACCAAAtatgtttaattacaactttttcaAGTTCAGAGtcctaattagttttttttataaaattccAAAGtctatttgagtatttgaccatctttccaaaaatatataattatttttgttagaataaaaacttttttttttggtgtaaatcACAAGGAGTTCGGGGTCAATGTCCATCCGTCTTACGGTTTCAGTCCACCCGACTAATCCCGGTTCGCTGCTATTCCCCGTCACTTGTGGCAGTCTATGCTCTCCGCTACTCAAGTCATTAACTAGAGAGATGTTTGTGGTCAGTGTTTATCTGAAGAcactacaaattaaattaaatgaataaatttcaaaagaatttataGGAGCTGAACAGATCCGTAGctattataagttataactcaGGTAAGAGGTAGGTAGGTAGAATGCATTTAGTTTCATGTGTAATTTAGGGTGCAGTGCTTCCAATGCAATGTACCTTAGCTTTGATTTCATATGGCAGATAAATATGGCCTCTGCAG
Coding sequences within it:
- the LOC116002111 gene encoding pectin acetylesterase 11-like; the protein is MTTTTFLLLLGFIVILTTPLQAQTPVHIVPISWVQNAIVKGAVCLDGTPAAYYYEQGQGDGANNWLVFLQGGGWCVNQTDCFNRAIYGKSSGSTKNISLTFPFGDFLSNNQTNNPDFYNWNRVYVPYCDGSSFTGDVEAPDSVTNVTYKGARIFRATMDDLLSRGMNGAQNALLTGVSAGGLAAMIHCDRFRGLLPWFARVKCLPIAGYFVHEENLPGSKQFEVAFDALIHLHGSAGMLPPQCTSIMTPSLCLFPQYLLQYVTTPVFIAMSSFDQVQIKWNLFKEDEVCLVSQNCTHDQKQAIQELRSDVLAALPKAPPLSRGIWMTSCIAHEMPYYSTLTIIGNKTFAEVFIDWYFGFNYLQVIDTQIEPQNCSLYGIGPKQL